Proteins from one Oncorhynchus tshawytscha isolate Ot180627B linkage group LG16, Otsh_v2.0, whole genome shotgun sequence genomic window:
- the LOC112216157 gene encoding F-box only protein 44 isoform X2 produces the protein MNREIETLLDEIEQSLWTLTEDNLRLLCVRCGIGGVDDSEVKGKSRRALRRKLIQDYCEKEDLMESEDEGIFCLLQLKDEIKVISNSEDAANRLPTSPSQSAPTTHLDSEPSGETGAAAGRKEEFTGMLPVLPLEVLEEMLLNVPPQQVVCVCRLVCREWKEVVDSDSLWRERCRREGYQTYVTKLPKDWRLFYFLCKKRRNLLKNPRADDKFKGWQIMENGGDKWKIESVEEVPLPDNTVQKYFATSYSTCRKSQLIDLEKEGYRPSFMDDFQPDIIISDWYAPRRECGAKYEICVELLNHKKQPIKKFSPATVIFQNWDDHKWNQMTHVFKNYGPGVRYIRFIHGGKDTLYWAGWYGIRVTNSSIEICPSVDR, from the exons ATGAATCGAGAAATAGAAACGTTGTTGGATGAAATCGAACAGAGTTTATGGACTTTAACTGAGGACAATTTACGGCTCCTGTGTGTACGTTGTGGAATAGGAGGTGTAGATGACTCTGAAGTGAAAGGAAAGAGCCGTCGCGCATTGCGGCGCAAACTGATTCAAGATTACTGTGAGAAGGAGGATTTAATGGAATCAGAGGATGAGGGAATATTTTGTCTGTTACAATTGAAAGACGAAATAAAAGTAATATCAAACTCGGAGGATGCTGCGAACCGTCTGCCTACAAGTCCTAGCCAGTCGGCGCCAACGACGCACTTGGACAGCGAACCCAGCGGAGAGACAGGAGCTGCGGCAGGACGGAAAGAGGAG TTCACAGGCATGCTACCTGTGCTCCCTCTAGAAGTCCTGGAGGAGATGCTCCTAAATGTCCCTCCACAgcaggtggtgtgtgtctgtcgaCTTGTGTGTCGTGAGTGGAAAGAAGTGGTGGACAGTGATTCCCTTTGGAGAGAGAGGTGCCGAAGAGAAGGATACCAGACATATGTGACTAAACTACCTAAAGACTGGCGTTTGTTTTACTTCTTGTGTAAGAAGAGACGTAATCTTCTCAAGAACCCCAGAGCAGATG ATAAATTCAAGGGCTGGCAAATTATGGAGAATGGAGGGGATAAATGGAAAATAGAGTCAGTGGAAGAAGTGCCGCTTCCTGACAACACTGTCCAAAAGTACTTTGCGACTTCTTACTC GACCTGCAGGAAGTCTCAGCTGATTGACTTGGAGAAAGAGGGTTACAGGCCTTCTTTCATGGATGATTTTCAACCCGACATCATTATATCTGACTG GTATGCTCCACGGAGGGAATGTGGCGCTAAATATGAGATCTGTGTTGAGTTGCTAAATCATAAGAAGCAGCCAATTAAGAAGTTTAGTCCAGCAACTGTCATCTTTCAAAACTGGGATGATCATAAATGGAATCAG ATGACTCATGTGTTCAAGAATTATGGACCAGGTGTGCGGTACATCCGATTCATTCATGGAGGAAAGGATACTCTGTACTGGGCCGGCTGGTATGGAATTCGGGTCACCAACAGTAGCATCGAGATCTGCCCATCGGTGGACAGATAG
- the LOC112216157 gene encoding F-box only protein 6 isoform X3: MLSRADFTGMLPVLPLEVLEEMLLNVPPQQVVCVCRLVCREWKEVVDSDSLWRERCRREGYQTYVTKLPKDWRLFYFLCKKRRNLLKNPRADDKFKGWQIMENGGDKWKIESVEEVPLPDNTVQKYFATSYSTCRKSQLIDLEKEGYRPSFMDDFQPDIIISDWYAPRRECGAKYEICVELLNHKKQPIKKFSPATVIFQNWDDHKWNQMTHVFKNYGPGVRYIRFIHGGKDTLYWAGWYGIRVTNSSIEICPSVDR; the protein is encoded by the exons ATGTTAAGTCGTGCTGAC TTCACAGGCATGCTACCTGTGCTCCCTCTAGAAGTCCTGGAGGAGATGCTCCTAAATGTCCCTCCACAgcaggtggtgtgtgtctgtcgaCTTGTGTGTCGTGAGTGGAAAGAAGTGGTGGACAGTGATTCCCTTTGGAGAGAGAGGTGCCGAAGAGAAGGATACCAGACATATGTGACTAAACTACCTAAAGACTGGCGTTTGTTTTACTTCTTGTGTAAGAAGAGACGTAATCTTCTCAAGAACCCCAGAGCAGATG ATAAATTCAAGGGCTGGCAAATTATGGAGAATGGAGGGGATAAATGGAAAATAGAGTCAGTGGAAGAAGTGCCGCTTCCTGACAACACTGTCCAAAAGTACTTTGCGACTTCTTACTC GACCTGCAGGAAGTCTCAGCTGATTGACTTGGAGAAAGAGGGTTACAGGCCTTCTTTCATGGATGATTTTCAACCCGACATCATTATATCTGACTG GTATGCTCCACGGAGGGAATGTGGCGCTAAATATGAGATCTGTGTTGAGTTGCTAAATCATAAGAAGCAGCCAATTAAGAAGTTTAGTCCAGCAACTGTCATCTTTCAAAACTGGGATGATCATAAATGGAATCAG ATGACTCATGTGTTCAAGAATTATGGACCAGGTGTGCGGTACATCCGATTCATTCATGGAGGAAAGGATACTCTGTACTGGGCCGGCTGGTATGGAATTCGGGTCACCAACAGTAGCATCGAGATCTGCCCATCGGTGGACAGATAG
- the LOC112216157 gene encoding F-box only protein 44 isoform X1 yields the protein MNREIETLLDEIEQSLWTLTEDNLRLLCVRCGIGGVDDSEVKGKSRRALRRKLIQDYCEKEDLMESEDEGIFCLLQLKDEIKVISNSEDAANRLPTSPSQSAPTTHLDSEPSGETGAAAGRKEEVGGPQSSRKFTGMLPVLPLEVLEEMLLNVPPQQVVCVCRLVCREWKEVVDSDSLWRERCRREGYQTYVTKLPKDWRLFYFLCKKRRNLLKNPRADDKFKGWQIMENGGDKWKIESVEEVPLPDNTVQKYFATSYSTCRKSQLIDLEKEGYRPSFMDDFQPDIIISDWYAPRRECGAKYEICVELLNHKKQPIKKFSPATVIFQNWDDHKWNQMTHVFKNYGPGVRYIRFIHGGKDTLYWAGWYGIRVTNSSIEICPSVDR from the exons ATGAATCGAGAAATAGAAACGTTGTTGGATGAAATCGAACAGAGTTTATGGACTTTAACTGAGGACAATTTACGGCTCCTGTGTGTACGTTGTGGAATAGGAGGTGTAGATGACTCTGAAGTGAAAGGAAAGAGCCGTCGCGCATTGCGGCGCAAACTGATTCAAGATTACTGTGAGAAGGAGGATTTAATGGAATCAGAGGATGAGGGAATATTTTGTCTGTTACAATTGAAAGACGAAATAAAAGTAATATCAAACTCGGAGGATGCTGCGAACCGTCTGCCTACAAGTCCTAGCCAGTCGGCGCCAACGACGCACTTGGACAGCGAACCCAGCGGAGAGACAGGAGCTGCGGCAGGACGGAAAGAGGAGGTAGGGGGTCCTCAGTCCAGCAGAAAG TTCACAGGCATGCTACCTGTGCTCCCTCTAGAAGTCCTGGAGGAGATGCTCCTAAATGTCCCTCCACAgcaggtggtgtgtgtctgtcgaCTTGTGTGTCGTGAGTGGAAAGAAGTGGTGGACAGTGATTCCCTTTGGAGAGAGAGGTGCCGAAGAGAAGGATACCAGACATATGTGACTAAACTACCTAAAGACTGGCGTTTGTTTTACTTCTTGTGTAAGAAGAGACGTAATCTTCTCAAGAACCCCAGAGCAGATG ATAAATTCAAGGGCTGGCAAATTATGGAGAATGGAGGGGATAAATGGAAAATAGAGTCAGTGGAAGAAGTGCCGCTTCCTGACAACACTGTCCAAAAGTACTTTGCGACTTCTTACTC GACCTGCAGGAAGTCTCAGCTGATTGACTTGGAGAAAGAGGGTTACAGGCCTTCTTTCATGGATGATTTTCAACCCGACATCATTATATCTGACTG GTATGCTCCACGGAGGGAATGTGGCGCTAAATATGAGATCTGTGTTGAGTTGCTAAATCATAAGAAGCAGCCAATTAAGAAGTTTAGTCCAGCAACTGTCATCTTTCAAAACTGGGATGATCATAAATGGAATCAG ATGACTCATGTGTTCAAGAATTATGGACCAGGTGTGCGGTACATCCGATTCATTCATGGAGGAAAGGATACTCTGTACTGGGCCGGCTGGTATGGAATTCGGGTCACCAACAGTAGCATCGAGATCTGCCCATCGGTGGACAGATAG